In Paenibacillus xylanilyticus, the genomic window TAGGTCATTTAGTCTATAATCGGTACAGTCATTTTACAAATTGGTGTTTTTTAGTAGTTATTAAGGAGTTGACGGAACTAGTTATGAGTATTACTGCAGCAAGACAAAAGCAACTCGATTATATTGGACTCACCAGAGCGGATCTGCAATTGCTTGCCGACCACAGGCCGGTATTCCAGAAGGTTGTACATGACGTGGTGGATCACTTCTATAATCATGTCGGAGGTTATCCTGAACTCGCTGAGATGATTACACGGTTTTCTTCCATTGAACGGCTGAAAGAAACGCAGCAAATGTACTGGCTGTCCATGACGGACGGCATAGTGGACGACGCTTATATTGAACAGCGTATTGCGATTGGATTGGTACATTCACGCATTGGATTATCGGAAGATTATTATCTGGGGACATATATGGTTTATCTCGATATTGCAACAAGCATCTTTCAGCAAGTCATCCCTGATTCCTGGCATCGTGTGATTCAGGCGCTGAGCAAAATGTTTAATCTCGACGCCCAGCTTGTCCTTGAAGCTTATGAAAAGAAGGAAAAGGAAAAGCTGCACCAGCTTGCTGCAGAACAAGAGCATACTTTGACGGCCATTACGCAGATTACTCAGCAACTTACGGGAATGATCTGTGAATTGAATGAGAATGCCCAGGCTATTTCGGACGTCGCGAGAGAAACCGCTGCCTCGCAGGATCAAGCTCATGAATTGCTGGAGGCCTTAACAGATGAGATCCATCAGATCGGCAAGATGGGAGAACTCATTCGTGAAATTTCGGAGCAAAGTCATCTGGTCGGCTTGAATGCAGCCATCGAAGCTGCACATGCAGGTGAATTTGGCCGGGGGTTCGAGGTTGTTGCAAGTGAAGTCCGGAAGCTTGCCGCCAATTCCCGTGAGGCGCAGGGAAAGATCCAGGCCAATCTCGAACAGATTATGAGGAAGCTTGGAAGTGTACAGCAAGAGTCGCAGCACACATCTCAAGGAGCGAGACGCCAAGCTTCACGTTCGGAGGAACTTGCGGTATTTGCAACCACGATGGAAAAACTCGCACTGGATCTGAGAAAACTGGACAGGCAAGAATAGGCTGTTAGCAACCCAAGATCCTGCGATACCGTTTCTGGCTGTTTTAAGCTATAATGGGTAGACAAACCTGCCGAATGTCATAGTAAATGCAGCCGGAGACAGGGGATTTGAAAGAGGTTGAGGTGATCAGGTGGCTTCTATCCATGATGTGGCCAAAGAAGCGGGCGTATCTGTTGCAACCGTTTCCAAAGTGCTGAACGATTATCCCGATGTAAGTGACAAAACTCGCAAAAAAGTCAATATAGCCATTGAACTATTGAAATATCAACCGAATGTGGTGGCACGCGGACTTGTAAAACGCCGTTCATGGACGGTAGGGGTGCTGCTCACAGTTCCTTTTACCAATCCGTTTGTTTCGGAATTGCTGGAAGGAATCAAGACAGCACTGGAGAATAGCGGTTATGATCTGGTCCGTTTGTCCACGCGGTTCGACGATCCGGGATACTCGTTTATTAAACATTGCCGCAGCCGGAATGTGGATGGCGTTGTTGTGTTCGGAGAAGGAAGAGACAACAAAAGTATCGAGGAATTGGTTCAAGCCGAGATTCCGACCATGTTTATTGACACGGATTTGTTTGGCAAACGTGCCGGATATATTACTACGGATAACTCCAATGCGATTGCAATGAGTGTTAAGCATCTGCATGAGTTGGGTCATCGCAAGATTGCCTATATCTCGGGTACACTTGGCCCCGCCGTAGCCAATCTTCGGTTGGAAGGCTACCGTGAAGGATTGCGCGAATGCGGTATTCCGTATTCAACCGTGTATCTGGAAGTATGTGATTACTCCTTTGAAGAGGGGGGCAAGGCTGCACGGCGATTGCTGGCATTGAAGGATCAACCAACAGGGATCGTCTGCGCTTCAGACATGGCCGCATTCGGTGCGATTCATGAGATTGAGAAACACGGTCTAAGCGTACCTGAAGACATTTCCGTCGTTGGCTTTGACAATACGTATTACGCTCAGGTATTTAAACCGGGGTTAACCACGATTAATCAAAACATCTATTCGATCGGCATCAAGTCGATTGAGTATCTGATTGCAATGATTGAAAATCCCGATTATTCACCGCCGGTAATTACGGAGCCTTCCAATCTGGTTGTCCGGCAGACCACTGCACCTGTCAAAGGGTAACACTTCACGAATTAAGCACAGCTGATGGCTGTGCTTATTGGGTATGTAAAACGAGAACAGAATACATAGATGCCGTAAGGAATCTTCATGTTATAATCGCTTCATTTTTTAAAATTTAACAACGTATATTCATGTTCCTTAATACTGGAAATAAGTGTTGATTTTCGTCACTAGGACGTTTAGACTATAGACATCACTATTAACGGGTTTCTGATGTATGGCTGCCGTGCTGTAGAAGCTGGTGGTCACGAGTCTAAATGAAACGAAGGGAGTGCCTGTCACCCGGACAGTGCACTGCCTTCTTTTTTACATTATGCCTACATACAAGATACTTCCCGGTTGAAAGGAAAGACAGAGTGGAACATCTACATGGAACGTATAACTTGGAACTGGTTGTTTTATCTTACATTATTGCTGCTCTAGCATCATATGCTGCACTTGACCTTGCTGGCCGGGTAAGCTTGGCGAAAGGAATATCCAGAAGGGTATGGCTTGCCAGCGGTGCCATGTCCATGGGACTTGGCATCTGGTCCATGCATTTTGTCGGTATGCTGGCTTTTGTTCTTCCCATGCATGTCTCCTATTCCATGGACAAAGTTGTTCTGTCCGTCCTGCTCGCAGTTGCTGCTTCAGGGATTGCGTTACACATTGCAGGCCGGAAATCGGGCAATGTGCGCCAGATTGTTGCTGCCGGTCTGCTCATGACTGCAGGTATCACCAGTATGCATTATGTGGGTATGGCTGCCATGTCCGTTCCAATCAGTTATGAGGCAGATATCGTGCTTGCTTCTGTACTCATCGCAGCAGGTGCCTCCTTTGCAGCACTATGGCTTATGTTTTATTTGAGCCAGCACCGGACACGGTTCACTTGGGTTTACAAATTGGGCAGTGGGCTCATTATGGGGCTGGGAATCACAGGTATGCATTACACAGGGATGGCCGCTGCGCAATTTCATCAGCATTCGCATGCCCAGATGGTAAATTCCATGATGCAGATTGAACCCGGGCTACTGGCATACCTGGTTGCAGCAGGTACGTTCCTTACCCTTGGACTGACACTCTTTGGCATATATATCAATCAACGAATGTCCATAAAGGATCAGCGAATTCGTGAAAATGAGCAGTGGTATCAAGCTCTGTATGAGAACCATTCAGACGCCATTATATCGGTAAACAATGAGGGAATTGTCAAAGGAGTAAATGCTGCAGTTACGCGGATTACTGGATATCCGGAGCGATTAGTCATTCATCGCTCTCTGGATGAAATATTGAAGCATATTGATATCCACTGGAGTTCCCATGAGCTTCAAAGTGTGGATTTATCGGGTGCAAGCCTTGAACAGCGTTATTATACGGCAAGTATGAAAGGGATGGATGGGCAGCATCTGGATTTAAGCATTAGCGTCGTACCTGTTTTGATCGAAGGTACCGATGTTGGCAGCCATATTCTAATCAAGGATATTACCGAGGAGAAGCAGGCTCAGGAGATGATTCGTCATCAGGCCACACATGATCCGCTTACTGGCCTGCCGAACAGACGTAAACTGGATGAGGTGCTGGCTGAAACAATTGCAGCTTCCGAAATATCCAATCATGCGTTTGCCGTGATGGTGATGGATATTGACCGTTTCAAAATGATCAATGATTCGCTGGGCCATTCCATTGGAGATGTTTTTCTGAGGGAAGTCAGCGACCGAATTCTTAAGGCAATCCGTGCATCCGATCCTAAAGGGATGGATAACGTGATGCTGGCCCGAATGGGTGGTGACGAATTCACACTGGTCGTCATGAATGAACAGGGGAATGAGGAGCGTGTGACGAACCTGGCGGAACAAATTGTTGAAGCCATCCAATTGCCGTATCGGTTAAAAGAGAATGATTTTTACGTTACAGCCAGTATCGGTATTGCCATGTACCCGGAGCATGGAACGGAAGTGGATACCCTGTTGAAGCATGCGGACACCGCCATGTATGAAGTCAAAAAAAATGGCAAAAACGGATTTCAGTTCTATACTACACAACTTGATTCGGAATTGTATGAGCGTATTGAGCTGGAGGGATACCTGCGCAAAGCGCTCGAACGCAATGAATTGCTCCTGTATTACCAGCCGCAGATTCGCACAGCAGATAGCCGGATGATCGGTGTGGAAGCCCTGATTCGCTGGAAGCATCCACACAAGGGGATTTTGTCACCAAACGTGTTCATTCCCATTGCAGAGGAAACGGGTATCATTTATGACATTGGGAACTGGACGCTGCGGGAAGCTTGCAGGCAGATGAAAGAATGGCATGCTAGCGGCGGTCCGTTGATTCCGGTATCGGTAAACCTGTCCAGCCAGCAATTTCATCAGTCCAACCTCGTGGAGCAGGTTCAGCTTGCTCTGGAGGAAACAGGGCTGGAAGCTCGCTACCTGGAACTTGAAATCACGGAAAGCATGATGATGGATGCTTCAGTCTCAACAGGCATACTGAATCAGCTTACTTCCCTCGGAGTCAAGATTAGCCTGGATGATTTCGGTACAGGGTACAGCTCGCTGAGTTACCTGAAGCATTTTCCGATTCATAAGCTGAAGATCGACCGTTCGTTTGTTACAGACATCACCGAGAATCAGAGTGACCAGGCAATTGTGGCAACGATTATCACCATGGCACAGAATCTGAAGATGGACGTTATTGCAGAAGGCATTGAGACCAAAGGACAACTCGATATCCTGATGCAGAATGACTGCCGGGAAATTCAGGGATACTACTTCAGCCGTCCTCTGCCAGCAAGTGAAGTGGAGCATGATTTTTTTGTTCCGCTGCGCCTGCCGGGAAATTCCATCATTCTTGGATAAGTAAATTTGTTCCAACATGCCAAGCGGCAAGTCCCCGCCATACGCCAGGGACTTGCCGCTTTTTTTTTGGTACGCTTTTATATAGAAGAAACTTACATAAATTTCCTATGGTGCTTCTTGCCGTCATAGGTAAACCAGATCGGTTTATCCTCAACCCGGGTTTCCAGATGAACCGTTCGCCCCCAGAGCCGGTACAGATAAGGGAGGGTGCGCTCCATATACTTCAGGTCCAGTTCAATCCCTTCATACTGGTGCTTCAGCACAAGTTCACCAGTCCGCAGGTAATCGGCATCCTGAACGACCAGGTACGGAGATCCTCCGTTAATACGAGAGAATACAAGTTGATCGCGTATGTTTTCCCAGGACTTGTCGGTGATTTTCCAGTCCGGGCCTTTTTTCTCGAATACATAGAGATCCAGATCTTCAGTCAGCTGCTTCGTCATGTAATTACGGATGAAGGAGGTGTCGGAATCGAATTCACGAACCTCAAACATTTTGGCACGGCCCTGACCGGGTTTGCGGCCAAAGCGCTCCTGCTCTTCCCTGGAGGGATGATCCCAGCGGCGTTCAATATCTTCAAAGATTTTCAGCCCCAGATAATACGGATTCAAACTTTGTTTGGAGGGCTGCACCACGGAAGAATTTAATTTGGCAAATTCGATCGTGTCTTCACTACTCAGGTCGAGCTCGCGTACAATGCGTTGATGCCAGTAGGAAGCCCAGCCTTCGTTCATGATCTTGGTTTCCATCTGAGGCCAGAAGTACAGCATCTCTTCACGCATCATACTCATGATATCCCGCTGCCAATCCGTCAGCACTTCCGAGAACTCCTGAATAAACCACATGATGTCCTTTTCCGGCTCGGGCGGGAAGTGATGAACCTGAATTCCTTCGGATGGGGCTTCCTCTTTCTGCATATCATCAAGCGACCATAAGTCGTCATATCGTCCTTCTGGACGTGGGGCCTTTTCACCACGCTGCTCCCGCATTTTCATCTCCATATAACGTTGTTTGTCCAAATGACGGGGTTTGATGAGTTGAGGATCTACATGTTCCTGAATGGCGATCACGGCATCGATGAATGACTCAACAGCTTCGG contains:
- a CDS encoding EAL domain-containing protein, whose amino-acid sequence is MEHLHGTYNLELVVLSYIIAALASYAALDLAGRVSLAKGISRRVWLASGAMSMGLGIWSMHFVGMLAFVLPMHVSYSMDKVVLSVLLAVAASGIALHIAGRKSGNVRQIVAAGLLMTAGITSMHYVGMAAMSVPISYEADIVLASVLIAAGASFAALWLMFYLSQHRTRFTWVYKLGSGLIMGLGITGMHYTGMAAAQFHQHSHAQMVNSMMQIEPGLLAYLVAAGTFLTLGLTLFGIYINQRMSIKDQRIRENEQWYQALYENHSDAIISVNNEGIVKGVNAAVTRITGYPERLVIHRSLDEILKHIDIHWSSHELQSVDLSGASLEQRYYTASMKGMDGQHLDLSISVVPVLIEGTDVGSHILIKDITEEKQAQEMIRHQATHDPLTGLPNRRKLDEVLAETIAASEISNHAFAVMVMDIDRFKMINDSLGHSIGDVFLREVSDRILKAIRASDPKGMDNVMLARMGGDEFTLVVMNEQGNEERVTNLAEQIVEAIQLPYRLKENDFYVTASIGIAMYPEHGTEVDTLLKHADTAMYEVKKNGKNGFQFYTTQLDSELYERIELEGYLRKALERNELLLYYQPQIRTADSRMIGVEALIRWKHPHKGILSPNVFIPIAEETGIIYDIGNWTLREACRQMKEWHASGGPLIPVSVNLSSQQFHQSNLVEQVQLALEETGLEARYLELEITESMMMDASVSTGILNQLTSLGVKISLDDFGTGYSSLSYLKHFPIHKLKIDRSFVTDITENQSDQAIVATIITMAQNLKMDVIAEGIETKGQLDILMQNDCREIQGYYFSRPLPASEVEHDFFVPLRLPGNSIILG
- a CDS encoding LacI family DNA-binding transcriptional regulator, whose translation is MASIHDVAKEAGVSVATVSKVLNDYPDVSDKTRKKVNIAIELLKYQPNVVARGLVKRRSWTVGVLLTVPFTNPFVSELLEGIKTALENSGYDLVRLSTRFDDPGYSFIKHCRSRNVDGVVVFGEGRDNKSIEELVQAEIPTMFIDTDLFGKRAGYITTDNSNAIAMSVKHLHELGHRKIAYISGTLGPAVANLRLEGYREGLRECGIPYSTVYLEVCDYSFEEGGKAARRLLALKDQPTGIVCASDMAAFGAIHEIEKHGLSVPEDISVVGFDNTYYAQVFKPGLTTINQNIYSIGIKSIEYLIAMIENPDYSPPVITEPSNLVVRQTTAPVKG
- a CDS encoding globin-coupled sensor protein; the encoded protein is MSITAARQKQLDYIGLTRADLQLLADHRPVFQKVVHDVVDHFYNHVGGYPELAEMITRFSSIERLKETQQMYWLSMTDGIVDDAYIEQRIAIGLVHSRIGLSEDYYLGTYMVYLDIATSIFQQVIPDSWHRVIQALSKMFNLDAQLVLEAYEKKEKEKLHQLAAEQEHTLTAITQITQQLTGMICELNENAQAISDVARETAASQDQAHELLEALTDEIHQIGKMGELIREISEQSHLVGLNAAIEAAHAGEFGRGFEVVASEVRKLAANSREAQGKIQANLEQIMRKLGSVQQESQHTSQGARRQASRSEELAVFATTMEKLALDLRKLDRQE
- a CDS encoding SpoVR family protein; translation: MTDEIRDLEYAIAEIMEIADGFGLDYYPMRYEICPSDIIYTFGAYGMPTRFSHWSFGKTFHKMKMQYDFGLSKIYELVINSNPCYAFLLDGNSLIQNKLIVAHVLAHCDFFKNNARFSKSNRNMVESMAATADRISNYEMEYGTEAVESFIDAVIAIQEHVDPQLIKPRHLDKQRYMEMKMREQRGEKAPRPEGRYDDLWSLDDMQKEEAPSEGIQVHHFPPEPEKDIMWFIQEFSEVLTDWQRDIMSMMREEMLYFWPQMETKIMNEGWASYWHQRIVRELDLSSEDTIEFAKLNSSVVQPSKQSLNPYYLGLKIFEDIERRWDHPSREEQERFGRKPGQGRAKMFEVREFDSDTSFIRNYMTKQLTEDLDLYVFEKKGPDWKITDKSWENIRDQLVFSRINGGSPYLVVQDADYLRTGELVLKHQYEGIELDLKYMERTLPYLYRLWGRTVHLETRVEDKPIWFTYDGKKHHRKFM